From Pagrus major chromosome 6, Pma_NU_1.0, one genomic window encodes:
- the cass4 gene encoding cas scaffolding protein family member 4, with the protein MNKLAKALYDNIAECADELAFRKGDIITVMDQNVAGTSGWWMCSLYGRQGLAPANRLQLLPQKTGPIVGSLSYVTEKPTLIDDKNDNGAQNIYQIPSVPRASSSQAYECMDIIYKVPSIPLSASKSPVPSALKHSTEGPEPSFSNNASSPKGEVYDVPNQARRASLFTVPTTPRHMPRKYSLLPISELEKRFDSLESLRCSSPGDSYVYAVPPPLSQDPNYDIPVPSATEAQQKIISEYSTLLNPHKPEWIYDVPVGPEKQSPPKGSYDTMPSKAVCRQLYDTLPAHARPIQRGSPTASLYDVPKSNSFDVPSPPKVLPRVPNYDKPPTQRLTEELVYAVPPQDEPLIQAHSDPPTDHIPLECRGEPSNTHELKRVRLQRMRNFLACTSFHDLPGSGESLVHEDEERSRTLRLSAADSLRVSTASSSSTSSCDSLALSSSSPEPLREVTLSQEEACRRLLDLQESICRAVPSLMDFVSSHWRSKGHLEKHMKEIKEAAQEITCSLTFFLNFALDVKGNACRLTDANLQTRLYKQLSIVEDSGVILQQTLSALNMAGWRLSTLCQDLGQVQTPDQLERFVMVARTVPEDVKRLVSIINANGKLLFRAPQKDPEPINTTGQPSEQGGGLVEDENDYVELQTKTDFEKQQKEVQREPKTNVTPVSNKAQADNTESGSGTEEHRPSALSEHCRLYFGALQKAIGGFVESLRDGQPPEKFISQSKLVIMVGQRLVDTLCREAQRRGSSQSLLCKSNHLCALLKQLAVATKRAALHFPDKKALHEAQEFAKELAQRAQHFRISLDL; encoded by the exons ATG AACAAGCTTGCAAAGGCTCTGTATGACAACATTGCAGAGTGTGCAGATGAGCTGGCCTTCAGAAAAGGGGATATCATCACAGTGATGGATCAGAACGTGGCTGGCACCAGTGGATGGTGGATGTGTTCTCTTTATGGACGGCAAGGCTTGGCCCCTGCAAACAGACTGCAGCTTTTACCACAAAAAACTGGACCCATTGTAGGCTCCTTAAGCTACGTCACAGAAAAACCCACATTAATTgatgataaaaatgataacGGTGCACAAAATATCTATCAGATCCCAAGTGTTCCCCGAGCCTCCAGCAGTCAAGCTTATGAATGCATGGACATAATCTACAAGGTCCCATCCATTCCTTTATCAGCTTCAAAAAGTCCAGTCCCATCAGCACTTAAGCACAGCACAGAAGGACCTGAG CCTTCATTCTCAAACAATGCGTCCAGTCCAAAAGGGGAGGTTTATGATGTTCCAAACCAAGCAAGAAGAGCTTCTCTTTTCACT GTTCCAACAACTCCAAGACACATGCCACGAAAATACTCACTCCTTCCAATTTCTGAGCTGGAGAAAAGATTTGACTCTCTGGAGAGTTTAAGGTGTAGCAGTCCAGGAGACTCTTAT GTCTATGCAGTTCCACCACCTTTGTCCCAGGACCCAAACTATGACATACCTGTTCCCTCAGCCACAGAGGCCCAACAGAAAATCATCAGTGAATACAGCACCCTTCTCAACCCCCACAAGCCTGAGTGGATTTATGATGTGCCAGTGGGTCCTGAGAAACAAAGTCCACCCAAAGGCTCCTATGATACCATGCCATCCAAAGCTGTTTGCAGGCAGCTCTATGACACTCTTCCAGCACATGCACGGCCCATTCAAAGAGGCAGTCCAACTGCCTCCTTATATGATGTACCAAAATCCAATTCTTTTGATGTTCCCAGTCCACCCAAAGTGTTGCCAAGAGTCCCAAATTATGACAAGCCCCCTACACAGAGGCTTACAGAAGAGTTAGTTTATGCAGTTCCACCTCAGGATGAACCCCTCATCCAAGCTCACAGTGATCCACCTACCGATCATATACCTCTTGAGTGCAGGGGCGAACCAAGCAACACTCATGAACTCAAAAGGGTGCGTCTTCAGAGAATGAGAAACTTCCTGGCCTGTACATCTTTCCATGATCTTCCAGGAAGTGGGGAGTCACTGGTGCATGAGGATGAAGAGCGCAGTAGAACCTTACGTCTCTCTGCAGCAGATAGTCTAAGGGTCAGCAcggcctccagctcctccactaGCTCGTGTGACTCTCTGGCTCTGAGCTCCTCTTCTCCTGAGCCTCTGCGAGAAGTGACACTCAGCCAGGAGGAGGCCTGCCGCAGACTTCTGGACCTGCAGGAGTCCATTTGCAGGGCTGTGCCCTCTCTCATGGACTTTGTCAGCAGTCACTGGAGGAGCAAAGGACATCTGGAGAAACACATGAAAGAGATCAAAGAAGCAGCACAGGAGATCACGTGTTCTCTGACGTTCTTCCTGAACTTTGCCCTTGATGTTAAGGGCAATGCCTGCCGTTTGACCGATGCCAACCTCCAGACAAGGCTCTATAAACAGTTGTCCATTGTAGAAGACTCAGGTGTGATCCTTCAACAAACATTAAGTGCGCTGAACATGGCTGGCTGGCGTCTCAGTACACTCTGTCAGGACCTGGGGCAGGTCCAGACACCTGACCAACTGGAGCGCTTCGTTATGGTGGCACGCACTGTTCCAGAGGACGTCAAGCGCCTGGTGTCTATCATCAATGCCAACGGCAAGCTTCTGTTCAGAGCCCCTCAGAAAGATCCAGAACCTATCAACACCACAGGTCAGCCAAGTGAACAAGGAGGGGGCTTAGTGGAGGATGAAAACGACTATGTAGAGTTACAG ACTAAGACTGACTTTGAAAAGCAGCAGAAGGAAGTGCAGAGggaaccaaaaacaaatgtcacaccAGTCTCTAACAAGGCACAG GCTGATAACACTGAGTCTGGCAGTGGCACAGAAGAACATCGACCATCCGCCCTATCCGAGCATTGCCGACTTTACTTTGGTGCTCTCCAGAAGGCCATTGGGGGATTTGTGGAAAGTCTTCGAGATGGCCAGCCACCAGAAAAATTCATCTCTCAAAGTAAGCTGGTAATCATGGTAGGCCAGAGACTGGTAGACACCCTGTGCAGGGAGGCACAACGTAGAGGGTCCAGCCAGAGCCTTCTGTGCAAGAGTAACCACCTGTGTGCtctcctgaaacagctggcTGTGGCCACGAAAAGGGCAGCATTGCACTTCCCAGATAAGAAGGCTCTGCACGAGGCCCAAGAGTTTGCAAAAGAACTGGCCCAAAGAGCACAGCATTTTCGGATATCGCTTGACCTCTGA